The DNA sequence CGCCCCGGTTCTCCCGCGCATCACCCGCGACGCCGACGTGGCCCGGTTTCTGCTAAGGAGCGCAGTATGACACACGGCACGACGATTCTCGGGAAGATTGCCGCGCTCGGGCTCGCGGCGTCGATCGCCTGCGGTGACCCATGGGACGACGGCGCCGCGGGCTGTTGGGGCGCGTTCTGCTACGCCCCCTCCAACGTCGATCCCGACGTCCTCGACGGGACGCTGTCGGACCTGATCTTCGAGGGGAGCGCGTGCGCGTCGGCCGCGCGGATCGACACGGACGACTGCCGCGTGGACTGCGCCGCCGGCGCCCGCTGCGAGATCGACCTCCTGCCCGACGGCGGCGAGGTCGCGGTGCTCGCGGTCGCGCGGTTCGCGGTCCTCGACGACATCGACGTGGAGATCGTGGGAGCGCGCCCCCTCGCGGTGCTCGCCGCGGGGGAGGTCGAGATCCGCGGATCGATCTCGGCGATCGATCCGATCTTCCACTTCAACGGTTGCGGCGGCGGCTACGGCTGCGGGTTCACGACCGAACCCGTCTCGGGCGACGGGCCGGGGGGCGGCGGCGCGAGCTACGGCTCGGGCGGCGCCGGCGGCGGCGGGCACTGCGGTGCCGGCGGCGCCGGCGGGAACGGGACGGACGGCTCCCTCTCACCGGGGGAAGGGGGCGGGACCTATGGCCACGCTTCGATAGTCCCGCTCGCGGGCGGCTCCGCGGGCGGAAAGCGTTCGCTCGGGACCGGCGGCGCGGGCGGCGGCGCCATCCAGATCTCGTCCGCGGTCGCCATCTCGATCGCCGAGGGCGGCTCCATCAACATGTCCGGCCACGGCGGCAAGGGAAACGCGGGCGGGGGCGGAGGGGCCGGAGGGGCGATCCTGCTCGAGGCGCCGCAGGTCCTCGTCGCGGGAGCCCTCGCCGCGAACGGCGGGGGTGGCGGCTCGGGCGGCCTCTTCGGCGACGGCATGCCCGGGCAGGACGGGGCAGAGCCCGCGGCGGGCGGCGTGTCGGCTGACGGCGCCTCGGGCGGCGACGGCGCGTATGGCGGCGCGATCGCCGGCGCGAAGGGCGGCGCCTTCGCCGGGGGCATCAGCGGGGGGGGCGGCGGCGGCGGCGGCGGGTGGATTCGGATCAACACCGCCGACGGGAACGCGCAAGTGCAAGGCGTCGTGTCGCCGTCGCTCGCGTCCGGTTGCGCATCGGTGGGCGAGATCGCGGCCCCGTGAACCCCGAGAGGCCGTCGGGAATGCGGAGCTTTGCCGAAGCGTTTCCCGCCAATCGGAGGTCGAACATGAGGCTCTTGCTGGTTCGGGCCCTTCTCGTCGCCGCCGTCGTCGCGCTGGCCGGGTGCGATCACGCGACGAAATACGCGGCCAAGGCCGAGCTCGAGGGCGCACAGCCCAAACCCGTGATAGGCGACGTCGTGCGGCTCGACTACGTCGAGAACCGCGACACCGGGTTCGGGCTCTTGCGGTGGATCGAGCCCGAGCCGCGGCTGCCCATCATCCTCGCGCTCCAGTCGCTCGGCGCGATCGTGCTGGCCGTGGCGCTCCTGCGGCGCCGGGCGCTCGATCTCTACGCCGCGGCGTTCGCGCTCGTCCTCGCGGGCGCGCTCGGCAACCTCACGGATCGTCTGCTCCGCGGCTACGTCGTGGACTTCATCCGCGTGCCGTACTGGCCGGTGTTCAACCTCGCGGACATCTGGATCACGGCAGGCCTCGGCCTCCTCGTCCTCGCGTATCTCGGTATCCTGCCGAGGCGCAGGGCCGGAGCCGAGGCGCAACCGTAGACTGCCTACTTCTTCTTCCGCCGATCGCGCTTGGCGACGACATCGTAGGGTCGCGACTCAGGCGGTCGGCACGTCAGCCGTTCGAGGAGGAGATCCTCGACGTCCCTCCGACCATCGATCACGGTGAGGATGTAAACGTCGCGCCCGTGCATTCTGTAGACGATTCGGTACGGGCGTACGACGAGCTCGCGGTATGCAACGATTCCGTTCTCGGCGAGCTCGGGAACGACGCGCCCGCGTTCCGGAAATCGAACGAAGCCGTCTGTCGCGCCTCGGATCTTCGAAAGCACCTTCCGGGCGTTCAGCGGCGCATCCGCCGCGATGAAACGCACTATCGCGTCGAGATCTAGGGCTGCCGACTCGGTCCACACGACCTTGTGCGTCGTCCGGGGCAACGCCGCCTCACCCCTCCTCGATGGACCGCGACGCGCGCGCGAACGCCTCGTCCGTCGAGAGCAGGCGCCCGGCCGCCACGTCGTCCTCGGAAAGCGAGACCAGCCTCATGAGCGCCATCGCCTCGCGCCACCTGTCGTACGCGCTCACGTCCATCACGACGACCTTCGCCTCGCCGTTCTGCGTGATCACCATCGGCCTGCCGCCAGCGGCGACGTCGCGGACCAGATCCGCCGTGTGGTTCTTCAGATAGGTGATCGGCTTCACGCGCTGTTCGAGCCGCATCGGGCACCTCCTCGGTACAGGTCAGAATTTAGTACGGAATAAGGATCTTGGCAACGTCGCCGACGGCCCCGACAAAAAAAACGGCCCCGGGTCGCCCCGAGGCCGTCGTGTCGATCAGGTCGGCTGCGGACGCATCGCTCTAGCGGGCGCGGCGCGCGGCGCCCCTACTTCTTGCGCGGGTCGTTCTT is a window from the Pseudomonadota bacterium genome containing:
- the lspA gene encoding signal peptidase II, with the translated sequence MRLLLVRALLVAAVVALAGCDHATKYAAKAELEGAQPKPVIGDVVRLDYVENRDTGFGLLRWIEPEPRLPIILALQSLGAIVLAVALLRRRALDLYAAAFALVLAGALGNLTDRLLRGYVVDFIRVPYWPVFNLADIWITAGLGLLVLAYLGILPRRRAGAEAQP
- a CDS encoding type II toxin-antitoxin system RelE/ParE family toxin; this translates as MPRTTHKVVWTESAALDLDAIVRFIAADAPLNARKVLSKIRGATDGFVRFPERGRVVPELAENGIVAYRELVVRPYRIVYRMHGRDVYILTVIDGRRDVEDLLLERLTCRPPESRPYDVVAKRDRRKKK
- a CDS encoding type II toxin-antitoxin system Phd/YefM family antitoxin; this encodes MRLEQRVKPITYLKNHTADLVRDVAAGGRPMVITQNGEAKVVVMDVSAYDRWREAMALMRLVSLSEDDVAAGRLLSTDEAFARASRSIEEG